TGCCAAATTCGGAACGTCCGTACGATGCGTTCCCTGCGAAACCTGGCCCGTGGAAGGAGTGGCATTGGACGACGAATTTTCGTGATCCGTGCCATTCTGATCGAAAGGGTTTTCAGATTCGTTCATCTTGCCACTCCAAAATCAAGTAGATAATTTGCGGAGTCTGCGAACCTCTTCGGCACACAGACTCCGCATTGTCCAATTTGTATCGGTTTTCTTAGGACCGACCGTTAGGCACGCAGCTGCGCACCAATCGCTTCCGTCTTATCGACAATAGCCTTGCGAATAGCCTCCGTGTCGTCGCTGGTAAGCGTCTTATCCGGAGAGCGGAAAGTAACCGAGTAGGCAAGGGACTTCTGATGCTCGCCCAGCTGGTCGCCGGAGAACACGTCGAAGAGCTCGATGGACTCTAGATTGTCACCTGCGGCATCCTCGATGACCTGCTGCAATTGCGCGGCGGTGAGCGTATCGGGAACCGTGAAGGCGAGATCCTGCTTGACGGGCGGGAAGGTCGAAATCGGCTTGGCCTGCACCGGCTTGCCACTCAACGTGGCGAAGAGGGCGGTCAGGTTCAGTTCGAAAGCGGCGGAATGCTCAGGGAAGCCGAGCGCGGCGTTGACGTGCGGATGCAGCTCGCCCACCATGCCGACGAACGTATCGCCGACCATGACCTTTGCGGCGCGGCCCGGATGCCATTGCATCGGGACGTCCTGCGGTTCGGGTTGCACAATTTCAACCTTGGCACCGAGACGGTCAGCCACGCGGTTCATCGCTTCAACGGCATCGCTGTAATCGACCTCGCGGCTTTCTCCGAGCCAGCCGGTTTCGACGGCCTTGCCGGTCAGAATCGCGGCGACATGCAACGGCTGCTCAGGCAGACCGGCATCGAGCGCCTTCAGTTGTTCCTCGGTCGGACGCTGGCCGCCGGGCAGTGCCGGAATGGCAGGAGCGTTCGGATCCCAAAGATAGACATGGCCGATCTCGTAAAGCGAGATGTTCTCGAGACCGCGACGCAGGTTACGCTGCACGGTCTGTGCGAGCGTCGGCAGAACGGTACGACGAAGATACGGACGGTCGCCCGCCAGCGGATTGGCGACTTCGACGCTCACCGGCTTGATTTCATCGGGGTCGTAGCCGAAAGCCTTGAAGTCGGCATCGCCGACGAACGGATAGCTCAGCGTCTCCACCAAGCCGTATTCCGCAAGCTCGTTGGCCACGTCGCGCTGACGCTGCTGGTCGGGGGTCAGCCCGACTTCGCCCTCGACAGGTGCCGGAGGCATAGTGACCGGGATCTCGTCGTAACCAACGAGACGTGCAATCTCCTCGACCAAATCGCAAGGCATGGTGAGGTCAGGGCGCCAGGTAGGCGGCACCACGGAAATATGACCTTCTTCCTTACCATCGCTGACCTTGCAGCCGATGTCTTCGAGAATCTCGCGGATACGCTTGTCGGTCGTGTCAAGTCCAGTGAGACGCTTCGTCTCAGTAAACTTGAAATCGATGGCCTCGCGAGGCTGAGTGTTGTTGACATCGATGGGGGTGTCGGAAGGCTCGCCGTGGCCGTACTTGGCCATCAGATCGGCGGCCATCTGGGCGGCTGCAGGCTGCAGCGCGTAGTCCACGCCGCGCTCGTAGCGCTTGGATGCCTCGGAAGGGGTCTTGTGACGGCGTGCGGAACGGGCGATGGTCACCTGGTCGAAGTGCGCGGATTCCAGAAGGATGTTCTTGGTCTCGGCGGTAACTTCACCATACAGACCACCCATCACGCCGGCCAGACCGAGAATGCGCGAGCTGCGCTTGCCATCGGGCGAATCAGTGATAAGCAAATCTTCAACGCTCAGGTCATGCTTCTTGCCGTCGAGCGTCGTCAGGGTCTCGCCCTTGTTGGCGCGACGGACGACAATCGGCCCGCAGATCTTGTCGAGATCGTAGGCGTGCATCGGCTGGCCCAGGTCCATCATCACATAGTTGGTGACGTCCACGGCCAGCGAGATCGAACGCATGCCGGCACGAATCAGACGTCGACGCATCCAGCTCGGCGTCTCGGCCGACGGGTCGAAGTTGCGTACGATGCGGGCATAGTAGCGGTCGCAGCCAGGCACACCGTGAATCGGATTGTTGTCCTCGATTTCGACTTCGATATCACCTTTACCGTTTTCGGCGACCTTTGGGGTCTCGGCGTTCAGCGCATCGACCGGATCGGTGTAGGCAGCACCAGTGGAATGGTGGTATTCACGCGCCACACCACGATAGGAAAGCGTATAGCCGCGGTCAGGGGTGATGTTGATCTCCAGCACAGGCTGATCGAGATGCAGCAGATGCATCGCATCGTCGCCGGGCTTCAGCGCGTCGGCCTCTTCCTTGCTGAATCCGTAATGGTTCAGCAGGATGATGCCGCTGTGGTCGCTGCCGAGCCCCAGCTCACGCTCCGAGGCACACATGCCATTGGAGATGTGGCCGTAGGTCTTGCGCGGCTCAATCTTGAAATCACCTGGCAACACCGCGCCCGGAAGAGTGACGACAACTTTCTCACCGGCCGCCATGTTGGGCGCACCGCAGATGATGCCGCGCGGCACCTTGTTACCATTCTCGTCGGTGTCGTTGTATTTTTCGCCGACGTCGACGTGGCACCAGTTGATGACCTTGCCGTTCTTCTGCGGTTCCGGCGTGCAATCGACCACGTAGCCGACCACAATCGGACCGGTGACCTGCGAGGCGTGAATCTCCTCTTCTTCAAGGCCGACGTGAACCAGATCCTTGGCAAGCTGTTCATACGTAAGACCGGCCGGAACCTCGACGTGTTCCTTGAGCCAGTCAATATCTACCATTGGCATTGTTGGTTCACTCCCCCATCACAAACTGTTTGCTGAAACGCACGTCGCCTTCGACGAGGTCGTGCATGTCGTTGATATCGTGGCGCAGCAGAAGCGTGCGCTCCATGCCCACGCCGAACGCGAAGCCGGTGTAGACGTCCGGGTCAAGACCGGCCGAACGCAGCACGTTCGGGTTGACCATGCCGCAGCCGCCCCATTCGATCCAGCCGGGGCCGCCCTTCTTGTCAGGGAACCAGAGGTCCAGCTCGGCGCTGGGCTCGGTGAACGGGAAGTAGCTCGGGCGCAGGCGGCTCTTGGCCTCCGGGCCGAACATCGAGACGGCAAGCTTGTCGAGCACACCCTTGAGATCGCCCATGGTCAGGCCCTTGTCGACGGCCAGCGCCTCGCACTGGTGGAAGACCGGCGTATGCGTCGCGTCGAGTTCATCGGTACGGAACACGCGGCCCGGGGACGCGATATACAGCGGCACGCCACGGGTCAGCAGTGCGCGCACCTGATCGGAGGAGGTCTGTGTGCGCAGGACCATGTTGGACCCCACGAAACCTGCGGCGTCCTTGGCCTGATTGCCCTTGACGTAGAACGTGTCCTGCATCTGGCGGGCAGGATGGTCCGGGCCGAAGTTCAGCGCGTCGAAGTCGTACCATTCGGTTTCCACTTCGGGGCCTGCGGAAATCTGCCAGCCCATGGAGATGAAGAGGTCTTCGACGTCCTCCATCAGTTTGGGCAGCGGGTGACGGGCACCGAGCGGCTTGCGGTTGACGGGAAGGGTCATATCGACCGTTTCGGAGGCGAGTTGACGAGTCTCTTCTTCGGCCTTGACCTGCGCTTCCTTCATGCCAAAAGCACGCCCGAAATCGGCGCGCAACTTGCCCATCAGCTGGCCGGCACCCTTCTTCTCGTCCTTCGGCAATCCTCCGATGGCACGGCTGGCCTGGGTCATCGCTGACTCAGCCCCGGCGTACTCCGTCTTGATGGCTTTGAGCTCCTCCATGGTGGAGGCACTCTTGATTTTCGAGATGCCCTCGGCGACCGCATCGGTCACTGCTTCGGCATCGAATGACGCACTCTGTGCCACGAGTACCCTTTCCTTTAAGTTTTTTCAAACCTTGAAACGTCCGCGATTACATGCGCAAAAGTCATGAATCACAAGCGTTTACAGCCTTTTCATTGTTTCAATATGACTCGACATAGCGCTATGTCTTCGATTGCATTCAAAAATAGGACTCCCCGCGCAAATTCCGACAGCAATTGACTCGTGAAGAAACAACTTCGCGACCATTGCGTTGCAGCACGCAATCCAGAAACGAATGAATACATGTATAGGTACTGCAAATGCGTAGCAGCGAAAGCTAAATCGTATGAGTTTCGCATTCCGTGCTACATGTCATCCAATAGATGAGATAAAAAATGGCTGAATTGCAAGGTTTTCATTCACGCTAAACAGATTCCACTCTTTCGTTCGTAGCACTGAAGCTTCAATCCACTCGAAAAATTATTCAGTGCTATTCCCACCCACAAACTTTGCTTGCTGCCGCACCAAGGGATTAACGAGAGTAATGCCCATTCATTGCCAGCGTAAAGAGCATCACTGCGGTGCTGGTGGCGAGATTCAGTGATTCGGCCTTGCCGTATAGCGGAATGGACACAATACGCTGCACACGTTCCAGCACATCGTTCGGCAATCCGCGAGCTTCATTGCCAAACAAAATCGTCTGAGAATAATCCTTGTTTTTCCCGTATGCTTCGGAATTCTGATATTTTTTCACGACATCAATTAAGGATTCCGGCTTGATTTTTTCGGTACCATAGACATCGGCGGCCATTACCTCATGGTTCTGTTCTCTTGCCCACGCAAAGAATTCGTCGGTGTTCATCCTGACTACAGGCAAATGGAACAAGGAACCGGCGGTGGAACGGATGACCTTGGGATTGAAACGGTCGACGCAATCGTCCACGAAAATCACCGCGCGGCACCCAGCGGCATCGGCCGAACGAATCACTGTCCCCGCATTGCCAGGATCGCGGATCTGCCAGAACGCAGCCACGGTATCGTTGGGCGAAACAGAAACCGGCTTGCTTTCAGACGATTGATAAGCCACGGAACTATCGTCGGCTCCCTCGGCGTTGCTTCTTACAACGGTTCCGCGAGTGGCGACATTATGGATTACTTTCGTATCCCTCTCATCACTGGACTGGCCATGTTCAAAGTCCTTAACCATGCGATTCTGCACAGTTTCGAGATTACCGACCGCAACAATTCCCTGCGCGTCCGTACTCATACGATGCATCACGTCGACAGTGACCTGATGAATATATAGTCCCCGCTCGTCTGCCTCACGCGCGATGTCCTCGACTACCGGCGAAAGCAACCCGGACTGCCGTTCATCCATCTGCACATAGCAATCCTCGACCACCTCAGGCATCCACCGCACGACTTCCCGCACCGATTGCGGCCCTTCGATAAGAAATTTCCCGGCCTTCTTACGGCCCTTGGTCTTTTCAAGCTCGGCGACACGTTTCACGCGTTCGGACTTGGGGTTGTCAATAATGTGCTGATTAAAAGGCATAGCCCTACTTTACGCGAAGTCATTGCCATCGATGCAAGCAGAGTAGTTTCACACGTATTTGGCCTGCAAATCACTGCAAATATAGACGAAATCAGGCATCAATCAACTATCGACAATCTGAGATCG
This genomic stretch from Bifidobacterium sp. ESL0690 harbors:
- the pheS gene encoding phenylalanine--tRNA ligase subunit alpha — its product is MAQSASFDAEAVTDAVAEGISKIKSASTMEELKAIKTEYAGAESAMTQASRAIGGLPKDEKKGAGQLMGKLRADFGRAFGMKEAQVKAEEETRQLASETVDMTLPVNRKPLGARHPLPKLMEDVEDLFISMGWQISAGPEVETEWYDFDALNFGPDHPARQMQDTFYVKGNQAKDAAGFVGSNMVLRTQTSSDQVRALLTRGVPLYIASPGRVFRTDELDATHTPVFHQCEALAVDKGLTMGDLKGVLDKLAVSMFGPEAKSRLRPSYFPFTEPSAELDLWFPDKKGGPGWIEWGGCGMVNPNVLRSAGLDPDVYTGFAFGVGMERTLLLRHDINDMHDLVEGDVRFSKQFVMGE
- a CDS encoding RNA methyltransferase; protein product: MPFNQHIIDNPKSERVKRVAELEKTKGRKKAGKFLIEGPQSVREVVRWMPEVVEDCYVQMDERQSGLLSPVVEDIAREADERGLYIHQVTVDVMHRMSTDAQGIVAVGNLETVQNRMVKDFEHGQSSDERDTKVIHNVATRGTVVRSNAEGADDSSVAYQSSESKPVSVSPNDTVAAFWQIRDPGNAGTVIRSADAAGCRAVIFVDDCVDRFNPKVIRSTAGSLFHLPVVRMNTDEFFAWAREQNHEVMAADVYGTEKIKPESLIDVVKKYQNSEAYGKNKDYSQTILFGNEARGLPNDVLERVQRIVSIPLYGKAESLNLATSTAVMLFTLAMNGHYSR
- the pheT gene encoding phenylalanine--tRNA ligase subunit beta produces the protein MPMVDIDWLKEHVEVPAGLTYEQLAKDLVHVGLEEEEIHASQVTGPIVVGYVVDCTPEPQKNGKVINWCHVDVGEKYNDTDENGNKVPRGIICGAPNMAAGEKVVVTLPGAVLPGDFKIEPRKTYGHISNGMCASERELGLGSDHSGIILLNHYGFSKEEADALKPGDDAMHLLHLDQPVLEINITPDRGYTLSYRGVAREYHHSTGAAYTDPVDALNAETPKVAENGKGDIEVEIEDNNPIHGVPGCDRYYARIVRNFDPSAETPSWMRRRLIRAGMRSISLAVDVTNYVMMDLGQPMHAYDLDKICGPIVVRRANKGETLTTLDGKKHDLSVEDLLITDSPDGKRSSRILGLAGVMGGLYGEVTAETKNILLESAHFDQVTIARSARRHKTPSEASKRYERGVDYALQPAAAQMAADLMAKYGHGEPSDTPIDVNNTQPREAIDFKFTETKRLTGLDTTDKRIREILEDIGCKVSDGKEEGHISVVPPTWRPDLTMPCDLVEEIARLVGYDEIPVTMPPAPVEGEVGLTPDQQRQRDVANELAEYGLVETLSYPFVGDADFKAFGYDPDEIKPVSVEVANPLAGDRPYLRRTVLPTLAQTVQRNLRRGLENISLYEIGHVYLWDPNAPAIPALPGGQRPTEEQLKALDAGLPEQPLHVAAILTGKAVETGWLGESREVDYSDAVEAMNRVADRLGAKVEIVQPEPQDVPMQWHPGRAAKVMVGDTFVGMVGELHPHVNAALGFPEHSAAFELNLTALFATLSGKPVQAKPISTFPPVKQDLAFTVPDTLTAAQLQQVIEDAAGDNLESIELFDVFSGDQLGEHQKSLAYSVTFRSPDKTLTSDDTEAIRKAIVDKTEAIGAQLRA